The Polaromonas sp. JS666 genome has a segment encoding these proteins:
- a CDS encoding aromatic ring-hydroxylating dioxygenase subunit alpha, translated as MISAEQNDFITRVGPGTPAGKLLRRYWQPVALADDLTGPRPVRPVQLMGQHFVLFRDESGKLGMLDRDCPHRGADLAFGRLENGGLRCSFHGWLFDAKGSCLETPAEPASSKLCSRVKQGAYPVIERAGTVFAYIGEGEPPAFPEFDCFVAPDSHTFAFKGLFECNWLQALEVGIDPAHASYLHRFFEDEDTSESYGKQFRGASADSDMPITKVLREYDRPEISVDPTDYGMRLTALRKLSETSTHVRVTNLVFPQAFVIPMSAEMTISQWHVPVDDTHCYWYAIFTSFTGPVDKQQMRDQRLKLYELPDYTSRKNKRNNYGYSIDEQLTETYTGMGDDINVHDQWAIESQGPIQDRTREHLGSTDKGIVAYRRMLVKAIDSTLAGESAPMIIDAAQAGALTGPPSIDGIAKAGSADGYWQSADRERRLKSDWASARLTA; from the coding sequence ATGATCAGCGCCGAACAAAACGATTTCATTACCCGGGTAGGCCCCGGTACCCCGGCAGGCAAGCTGCTGCGCCGCTACTGGCAGCCCGTGGCGCTGGCCGATGACCTGACCGGCCCACGCCCGGTGAGGCCAGTACAACTGATGGGGCAGCATTTCGTGCTGTTTCGCGACGAGAGCGGCAAACTCGGCATGCTCGACCGGGATTGCCCACACCGCGGTGCCGACCTGGCATTCGGCCGGCTTGAAAACGGCGGCCTGCGCTGTTCTTTCCACGGCTGGCTGTTCGATGCCAAAGGCAGCTGCCTCGAAACCCCCGCTGAACCCGCCAGCAGCAAGCTCTGCAGCCGCGTCAAGCAAGGCGCCTACCCGGTGATCGAGCGCGCCGGCACCGTGTTTGCGTATATCGGCGAGGGCGAGCCGCCGGCGTTCCCCGAGTTCGACTGCTTCGTGGCACCTGACTCGCACACCTTCGCATTCAAGGGTCTGTTCGAATGCAACTGGCTGCAGGCGCTGGAGGTCGGCATCGACCCGGCCCATGCCTCCTACCTGCACCGCTTCTTCGAGGACGAGGACACGTCCGAGAGCTACGGCAAGCAGTTCCGCGGCGCGTCGGCCGACTCCGACATGCCGATCACCAAGGTGCTGCGCGAGTACGACCGGCCCGAAATCAGCGTCGACCCGACCGACTACGGTATGCGCTTGACCGCATTGCGCAAGCTCTCCGAGACCAGCACCCACGTGCGCGTGACCAACCTTGTGTTTCCACAGGCGTTCGTGATCCCGATGAGCGCCGAGATGACGATCTCGCAGTGGCACGTGCCGGTCGACGACACGCATTGCTATTGGTATGCCATCTTCACCAGCTTCACCGGCCCGGTGGACAAGCAGCAGATGCGCGACCAGCGCCTGAAGCTCTACGAGCTGCCCGACTACACCTCGCGCAAGAACAAGCGCAACAACTACGGCTACAGCATCGACGAGCAGCTGACCGAAACGTACACCGGCATGGGCGACGACATCAACGTGCACGACCAGTGGGCCATCGAGTCGCAGGGACCAATCCAGGATCGCACGCGTGAACACTTGGGCAGTACCGACAAGGGCATCGTCGCGTACCGTCGCATGCTGGTAAAGGCGATCGATAGCACGCTGGCCGGCGAAAGCGCCCCCATGATTATCGACGCCGCGCAAGCTGGCGCGCTCACCGGCCCGCCGTCGATCGACGGCATAGCGAAAGCAGGCAGCGCAGATGGCTACTGGCAAAGCGCCGATCGCGAGCGCCGCCTCAAATCGGACTGGGCTTCCGCCCGTCTCACAGCTTAA
- a CDS encoding glutamine synthetase family protein, which produces MSTFVDRHGLWSEDQLKQARDLVHRIDAGEIDVVRFAWPDQHGLLRGKTLVASEARAALWDGVNLTSTLLAKDTSHQTVFPVFAAGGGFAIEGFQGGADFTVVADPSTFKVLPWTPRTGWVLCDAYMPDGKPCPYATRQILQRAVRQLGEIGLNFIAGLEVEFHVFKLEDARMGLGDSGQPGEPPRVSLLSHGHQYLTELRYDRVDAVMELLRSQLLALGLPLRSLEVEYGPSQFELTFGPTAGVLPADTMVLLRSAIKQICQRAGYHATFMCRPRIPNVMSSGWHLHQSLTRKSDGVNAFMPEVAGQVLSDIGLHYLGGLKQHACGAAVLASPTINGYRRYRPFSLAPDRAIWARDNRGAMLRVLGGVGQTATRIENRVGEPTANPYLYLASQLFSGLDGIRKKTNPGPSADAPYETPAESLPRSLGDALTCLRKDEMLNEQMGKTFVDYLCDIKEAEIARFNLEVSEWEHREYFDMF; this is translated from the coding sequence ATGAGCACATTTGTAGACCGTCACGGCCTCTGGTCCGAGGACCAACTGAAGCAGGCCCGCGACCTGGTTCATCGCATTGACGCCGGCGAGATTGATGTGGTCCGCTTCGCCTGGCCCGACCAGCACGGATTGCTGCGCGGCAAAACCTTGGTTGCGAGCGAAGCCCGCGCCGCGCTGTGGGATGGCGTAAACCTTACCTCTACGCTGTTGGCGAAAGACACCTCTCACCAAACCGTCTTTCCCGTATTCGCCGCTGGCGGCGGTTTCGCAATCGAAGGCTTCCAGGGGGGCGCCGATTTCACGGTCGTGGCGGACCCTTCAACTTTCAAGGTGCTGCCGTGGACGCCGCGCACCGGCTGGGTCCTATGTGACGCGTACATGCCCGATGGAAAACCCTGTCCCTACGCTACGCGGCAGATCCTGCAGCGCGCCGTTCGCCAACTCGGGGAGATAGGACTGAACTTCATCGCCGGTCTCGAAGTCGAATTCCATGTCTTCAAACTTGAAGACGCGCGCATGGGTCTTGGCGATTCGGGCCAGCCCGGCGAGCCGCCACGCGTGTCGCTGCTGTCGCACGGTCATCAGTATCTGACCGAGCTGCGCTACGATCGCGTCGATGCGGTGATGGAATTGTTGCGCTCGCAACTTCTTGCGCTTGGGCTACCGTTGCGCTCGCTGGAGGTCGAATACGGCCCGAGTCAGTTCGAGCTGACGTTCGGCCCGACTGCTGGCGTGCTGCCCGCCGACACGATGGTGCTGTTGCGCAGCGCCATCAAGCAGATCTGCCAGCGCGCCGGCTACCACGCCACCTTTATGTGCCGTCCGCGTATTCCGAACGTAATGTCGAGCGGTTGGCACCTCCACCAGTCGCTGACTCGCAAGAGTGATGGAGTTAACGCTTTCATGCCCGAAGTAGCCGGACAGGTCCTGAGCGACATCGGCTTGCACTACCTCGGCGGCCTGAAGCAGCATGCCTGCGGCGCGGCGGTGCTGGCTAGTCCAACCATCAACGGCTATCGCCGCTATCGGCCCTTCTCGCTAGCGCCCGACCGCGCGATCTGGGCGCGCGACAACCGCGGCGCAATGCTGCGCGTGCTGGGTGGCGTCGGTCAAACCGCGACACGCATCGAGAACCGGGTGGGCGAACCGACCGCAAATCCCTATCTCTACCTCGCGTCACAGCTTTTCTCGGGGCTAGACGGCATTCGTAAGAAAACGAATCCCGGGCCATCTGCAGATGCACCTTATGAAACGCCGGCCGAAAGTTTGCCTCGCTCGTTGGGCGACGCACTCACCTGTTTGCGTAAGGACGAGATGCTGAACGAACAGATGGGTAAGACCTTTGTCGATTACCTGTGTGACATCAAAGAAGCGGAGATTGCGCGATTCAACCTGGAAGTCAGCGAGTGGGAACACCGCGAATACTTCGACATGTTCTGA
- a CDS encoding 2Fe-2S iron-sulfur cluster-binding protein, whose translation MPMIHYILKDGSIRSVEAKIGSSVMENAVRSNIRGIDAECGGSCSCATCHIYVDDAFINRLQPPDDMENELLDGVASARLTSSRLSCQITVTADLDGLTVRVPEAQS comes from the coding sequence ATGCCCATGATCCACTATATCCTCAAAGACGGCAGCATTCGCAGCGTCGAAGCCAAGATCGGCTCGAGCGTCATGGAGAACGCTGTCCGCAGCAACATCCGGGGCATCGATGCCGAATGTGGTGGCTCCTGTTCGTGCGCGACTTGCCACATTTACGTCGACGACGCCTTCATCAACCGCCTTCAGCCGCCCGACGACATGGAGAACGAACTACTCGATGGCGTCGCCTCCGCACGCCTGACCAGCAGTCGCTTGAGCTGTCAGATCACAGTGACCGCCGATCTGGATGGCCTGACCGTCCGCGTTCCAGAGGCACAAAGCTAA